In a single window of the Actinomycetes bacterium genome:
- a CDS encoding RDD family protein: MSDEHDERSRRGPFSRITNAAAGAIDVNEIVERVDVNELVSRVDINELLDRVEPDELLDRVDVNRLLDRVEPNQLLDRVDPDRLLDRVDPDRLLDRVDVDRLMDRVDIDRLLERVDVKQVVDKAGVADIVGDTTGQMAGSVLDAGRRQVVALDEIVGRVGFRVVGKDADQLPEGPPNLISGQEADDRGRGIVQGHYAGPVSRLLAFLTDVAVVFGLYTVITAALIFFTSNILGINWEATAVPGWVGLLVYVGWIYTYATVSLLVAGRTIGKGLLGLMVVDRSGKPVSGKEVVVRVLCYPLSFLFFGIGLLGIIFGKERSAWHDKLAGTAVVYDWGTRSAALPAPLTSWIDKKSSPK, encoded by the coding sequence GTGAGCGACGAGCACGATGAAAGATCCAGACGTGGACCTTTTTCCCGGATCACGAATGCGGCCGCCGGAGCGATTGATGTTAACGAGATCGTGGAACGGGTGGACGTCAATGAGCTGGTCTCGCGGGTAGATATCAACGAGTTGCTGGACCGAGTCGAGCCCGATGAACTACTCGACCGGGTTGATGTCAATCGATTGCTAGATCGAGTGGAGCCGAACCAGCTGCTTGATCGGGTGGATCCAGACCGGTTGCTCGATCGAGTTGATCCTGACCGACTGTTGGATCGGGTGGATGTGGATCGGCTCATGGACCGCGTTGACATCGACCGGCTGTTGGAGCGGGTGGATGTCAAGCAGGTGGTGGATAAGGCGGGTGTCGCTGACATCGTCGGTGACACCACTGGGCAGATGGCCGGTTCCGTTTTGGATGCCGGGCGACGGCAAGTCGTGGCGCTAGACGAGATTGTTGGTCGGGTCGGTTTTCGGGTGGTGGGTAAGGATGCAGACCAGCTTCCGGAGGGTCCGCCCAATCTCATTTCCGGGCAAGAAGCTGACGACAGGGGCCGAGGGATCGTTCAAGGGCATTACGCGGGGCCGGTGAGCCGTCTGCTGGCATTCCTTACGGATGTGGCCGTGGTGTTTGGGCTCTACACCGTCATAACGGCTGCCCTAATCTTCTTCACGAGCAACATCCTTGGCATCAACTGGGAGGCCACAGCCGTTCCTGGTTGGGTGGGATTGTTGGTCTACGTTGGCTGGATCTACACCTACGCCACCGTGTCTTTGCTGGTGGCCGGGCGCACGATTGGCAAGGGACTGCTTGGCTTGATGGTTGTGGACCGTAGCGGCAAACCGGTCAGCGGCAAGGAAGTCGTCGTCCGGGTACTGTGCTATCCCCTATCTTTCCTGTTCTTTGGTATTGGATTGCTGGGCATCATCTTTGGCAAGGAACGTAGTGCCTGGCATGACAAGCTCGCAGGTACAGCCGTCGTTTACGACTGGGGGACTCGATCGGCTGCTTTGCCAGCGCCATTGACTAGCTGGATCGATAAGAAGTCCTCGCCGAAGTAG
- a CDS encoding HAMP domain-containing histidine kinase codes for MTEEPRRYWIGRRAGLANRVAFAFAMISLFVALLVSGATYIGTSIYLLQEREASALSRAQIDARIVDAALEEGVKEGRALDRLAVSEGTDQLLFVDGVWFATNVSLVPEDDIPQDLLLAAEAEGGAIQRFEDSTGDKFLAIAIAVDGGIFVDVFSLATLDQVLGILGAVVVGASIIALIVGGIVGKAAGNRLLRPLGDVADGARRITAGDMSARVPIPPDPDISAISVAFNDMAAAVQDRLERERRFSANVSHELRSPLTGIVGTADLLERRVDNLPEREANLVLGLGRQVRRFSAMVLDLLEISRIGGDQVVQWESIDVGLLIDEQLNSRGLSRSLRSGDDFAMMLDPRRFERIVANLIDNAQTHGDGLSAIEVERTGTGMRLTVDDSGPGIDPEVQDQIFEPFARGDGTQVEGAGLGLAIVAEQIRLLGGTVEVGQSPQGGARFLVELAERSPT; via the coding sequence GTGACCGAAGAACCGCGGCGCTACTGGATAGGCCGACGCGCAGGTTTGGCTAATCGTGTGGCGTTCGCCTTCGCGATGATTTCGCTATTCGTCGCGTTGCTCGTCTCGGGTGCGACTTACATCGGTACCAGCATTTATCTGCTGCAGGAACGAGAAGCTAGCGCGCTAAGCCGCGCCCAGATAGATGCGCGCATTGTTGACGCTGCCCTGGAAGAGGGAGTCAAAGAAGGTAGGGCGCTGGATCGCCTTGCAGTCAGCGAGGGCACCGACCAACTCTTGTTCGTAGATGGCGTCTGGTTTGCGACTAACGTCAGTTTGGTACCCGAGGACGACATTCCGCAGGACCTGCTGCTCGCGGCAGAAGCGGAAGGTGGGGCGATCCAGCGATTTGAAGACAGTACCGGCGACAAATTCCTGGCGATTGCTATCGCAGTAGACGGCGGGATCTTTGTCGACGTGTTCTCACTGGCGACTCTCGACCAAGTGCTGGGCATCTTGGGAGCCGTTGTGGTGGGCGCGTCGATCATCGCGTTGATCGTCGGTGGAATTGTCGGTAAGGCGGCTGGGAATCGCCTGTTGCGGCCACTGGGCGACGTGGCTGACGGTGCCCGGCGGATCACCGCCGGAGATATGAGCGCTCGCGTGCCGATTCCGCCTGATCCGGATATCTCCGCGATTTCGGTAGCGTTCAATGACATGGCCGCAGCGGTGCAGGACCGATTGGAGCGGGAACGCCGGTTCTCGGCCAATGTCTCACACGAATTGAGATCGCCGCTGACGGGCATCGTCGGCACCGCGGATTTACTGGAGCGCCGGGTTGACAACCTGCCGGAGCGGGAAGCGAACCTCGTGCTGGGGCTGGGTCGACAGGTCCGCCGCTTCTCCGCGATGGTGCTCGACCTATTGGAGATCAGCCGGATCGGCGGCGACCAAGTAGTGCAATGGGAATCTATCGACGTGGGATTGCTGATTGACGAACAGCTCAACTCACGTGGCTTGTCTCGCTCGTTGCGGTCAGGTGATGATTTCGCCATGATGTTGGATCCGCGACGTTTTGAACGGATCGTGGCAAATCTGATTGACAACGCGCAAACACACGGTGACGGGCTGAGTGCCATCGAGGTGGAACGGACCGGAACTGGAATGCGTCTCACCGTGGATGACTCTGGCCCGGGAATCGATCCTGAGGTGCAAGATCAAATCTTTGAACCCTTTGCCCGGGGGGACGGTACGCAGGTCGAAGGGGCGGGACTAGGTCTAGCGATCGTGGCGGAGCAGATCCGGCTACTGGGAGGAACCGTGGAAGTTGGCCAATCGCCGCAAGGGGGTGCCCGGTTCCTAGTAGAACTGGCCGAACGGAGTCCGACATGA
- a CDS encoding response regulator transcription factor, whose product MVVEDEPEIRLVLRTFLEDEGYAVLEADTGEKALSLALDEIPDVVLVDLRLPGIHGLDVVRSMRATSTVPIIVVTAQADSHDVVAGLEAGADDYVTKPFVPKELGARIRAQLRRIATESGEQRQDVIACGPIVIRPGTAEAFKDGEPLALSRTEFRVLQELIQEGGRVLSRDDLLRRVWGYGNAGDGRVVDNLIYRLRAKLEVDAAKPDHLVTVRGFGYRLKP is encoded by the coding sequence ATGGTGGTGGAGGACGAGCCGGAGATCCGGCTCGTGTTGCGCACCTTTCTAGAGGATGAGGGCTATGCAGTCCTCGAAGCTGATACCGGCGAGAAGGCCTTGAGCCTGGCACTGGATGAAATCCCCGACGTTGTGCTGGTCGATTTGCGGCTACCGGGAATCCACGGGTTAGACGTCGTCCGCTCGATGCGCGCAACCAGCACGGTGCCCATCATTGTGGTCACTGCCCAGGCAGACAGCCATGATGTGGTGGCTGGTCTGGAAGCAGGTGCCGACGACTACGTCACCAAGCCCTTTGTCCCCAAGGAGTTGGGCGCCCGCATCCGAGCGCAGCTGCGCCGGATTGCCACTGAATCCGGTGAGCAGCGGCAAGATGTTATTGCCTGCGGTCCGATTGTTATTCGCCCGGGAACGGCGGAAGCCTTCAAGGACGGCGAACCGTTGGCGCTTTCCCGAACTGAATTTCGGGTCCTGCAAGAACTTATCCAAGAGGGCGGCCGAGTCCTCAGCCGTGACGATCTTCTCCGTCGGGTGTGGGGATACGGTAACGCTGGCGACGGTCGGGTAGTCGACAACCTGATCTATCGGCTGCGCGCGAAGCTCGAAGTGGACGCGGCGAAACCGGATCACTTGGTTACCGTGCGCGGCTTCGGCTACCGACTGAAGCCGTGA
- a CDS encoding enoyl-CoA hydratase/isomerase family protein has product MSPDMQPTEGAEKVICDISDGIAVIRFNRPEARNALDPESMQLLTEHLESTAKNAEVRAVVLTGTGDTFSAGADLKAALSGESGGFAANGPEAMGQLLTQIADHPKPTIARVQGNVYGGGNGLVAACDLSVAADDVRFAFSEVRLGLTPAVISVVCLPKMRPADAAELFLTGEKVPAQRVAAAGLINKVAAREELDTAVEAWTEQLRLGGPEALAGTKELIRRVPTMARADAFAYTAELSGGFFRSEEAREGMTALFQRRKPAWAESAGAEQE; this is encoded by the coding sequence ATGAGTCCCGATATGCAGCCTACCGAGGGTGCTGAAAAGGTCATTTGTGACATCTCGGACGGCATCGCTGTTATCCGATTCAACCGGCCCGAGGCCCGCAACGCGCTCGATCCAGAGTCGATGCAGTTGCTGACCGAGCACTTGGAAAGTACCGCCAAGAATGCTGAGGTGCGTGCGGTCGTACTTACCGGCACCGGCGATACGTTCAGTGCCGGTGCTGACCTGAAGGCGGCGCTGTCTGGTGAGTCGGGTGGATTTGCCGCCAACGGACCTGAAGCGATGGGACAGCTGCTGACTCAGATTGCGGACCATCCCAAGCCGACCATCGCTAGGGTGCAGGGCAATGTATACGGCGGTGGCAACGGCCTCGTGGCTGCGTGTGACCTGTCAGTTGCCGCCGATGATGTTCGATTCGCCTTCAGTGAAGTTCGGCTGGGTTTGACTCCTGCGGTGATCTCGGTCGTGTGCCTGCCCAAAATGCGGCCGGCCGACGCTGCGGAGTTATTCCTCACCGGTGAGAAGGTACCGGCGCAGCGCGTGGCTGCTGCCGGACTCATCAACAAGGTTGCGGCGCGGGAAGAGCTGGACACCGCTGTCGAAGCCTGGACCGAGCAGCTGCGGCTGGGTGGTCCGGAGGCACTTGCGGGTACCAAGGAACTGATCCGGCGAGTGCCGACCATGGCGCGCGCGGACGCCTTTGCCTATACCGCAGAACTTTCCGGCGGATTTTTTCGCTCTGAGGAGGCGCGAGAAGGCATGACGGCGTTGTTCCAGCGGCGCAAGCCGGCTTGGGCCGAATCCGCAGGTGCTGAGCAGGAATAA
- a CDS encoding acyl-CoA dehydrogenase family protein, with protein sequence MQFTAEHEQFRKSVRAFVESEINPNVDKWEEERIFPAHELFPKLADIGGFGLEYDEKYGGQGADHSFTVVLMEELGYSCDCAGVPMAIAVQSSMATPSLHNFGSPELKEKYLKPAMLGQQVCSVAVSEPDAGSDVSGIRTKAVQQGDEWVINGRKMWITNGSQADWICLLARTSDEPGFAGMSQIIVPTDSPGFSVGRTIEKMGNHSSDTAELVFEDLRVPVSNTIGEVGRGFQQQMMQFQDERLVGSYMAAMGARRALERTIEYLQVREAFGKPLLANQYLQYNLAELIAEVDMMITYNREAARRFTEGENVTREATIAKFKVGKLARQVADIVVQYHGGMGYAEENWPARYMRDARLISIGGGADEVMLRIISMLEGMGKR encoded by the coding sequence ATGCAGTTCACAGCTGAACACGAACAATTCCGTAAGTCAGTTCGTGCTTTTGTCGAGAGCGAGATCAATCCCAATGTCGATAAGTGGGAGGAGGAGCGGATTTTCCCTGCCCACGAACTCTTCCCCAAACTGGCCGACATTGGCGGCTTCGGGTTGGAGTACGACGAGAAGTACGGCGGTCAGGGAGCCGATCACTCCTTCACCGTGGTGCTGATGGAGGAGTTGGGCTACAGCTGCGATTGCGCCGGCGTGCCGATGGCTATCGCGGTGCAATCCAGTATGGCCACGCCTTCATTGCACAACTTCGGATCGCCAGAGTTGAAGGAAAAGTATCTCAAGCCAGCAATGCTGGGTCAGCAGGTGTGTTCCGTCGCAGTGTCAGAGCCCGACGCAGGATCTGACGTCTCTGGCATTCGGACCAAGGCGGTGCAACAGGGTGACGAGTGGGTGATCAACGGCAGGAAAATGTGGATCACCAACGGCTCGCAGGCGGACTGGATCTGCCTATTGGCTCGGACCTCTGATGAACCCGGATTTGCGGGAATGTCACAGATCATTGTGCCCACCGATAGTCCCGGTTTCAGTGTCGGTCGAACTATCGAAAAGATGGGTAATCATTCTTCCGACACCGCTGAGTTGGTGTTTGAGGATCTCCGCGTTCCGGTGAGCAACACCATCGGCGAGGTGGGCCGCGGTTTCCAGCAGCAGATGATGCAGTTCCAAGACGAGCGCCTCGTGGGTTCCTATATGGCGGCCATGGGAGCACGGCGGGCCTTGGAGCGCACTATCGAATACCTGCAGGTACGTGAGGCGTTTGGAAAGCCGTTGCTTGCCAACCAGTACCTGCAGTACAACCTCGCGGAACTGATCGCCGAGGTGGACATGATGATCACTTACAACCGAGAAGCAGCCCGTCGATTCACTGAGGGTGAGAACGTCACTCGCGAAGCGACTATTGCCAAGTTCAAGGTTGGCAAACTCGCCCGTCAGGTGGCCGACATCGTGGTGCAATATCACGGCGGGATGGGCTACGCCGAGGAGAACTGGCCGGCCCGCTATATGCGGGACGCTCGACTGATCTCGATCGGTGGTGGCGCTGACGAAGTGATGCTGCGGATCATTTCGATGCTGGAAGGTATGGGCAAAAGATGA
- a CDS encoding TetR/AcrR family transcriptional regulator, producing the protein MTAQQTREPRTKRGEMTRQRLISAAREVFESQGFASTRMGDIAAAAGVSHGTVYTYFTTKEDVLAATLTELVADLRESIRTVDMSDPIEKISTANARYLAAFGENARLLRVVEEVALADQRFALILDDLRRTHVDRVAAQISRQQELGLADADLDPQIAAASLCAMVEGFSRHWSDIGSAADPDGHLTLTRIWQRALGLSDLIDSSISPSPQEESHAVHS; encoded by the coding sequence ATGACCGCTCAGCAAACTCGGGAACCGCGCACCAAGCGCGGTGAAATGACGCGGCAGCGGCTCATCTCAGCCGCCCGTGAGGTCTTCGAATCCCAAGGGTTTGCTTCAACACGCATGGGGGATATCGCAGCGGCAGCTGGTGTCAGTCATGGCACGGTCTATACCTACTTCACCACCAAGGAAGATGTCCTTGCCGCAACTCTCACTGAACTGGTCGCTGACTTGCGCGAATCGATCAGGACGGTGGATATGTCCGATCCGATCGAAAAGATCAGTACCGCCAACGCCCGCTACCTCGCGGCCTTTGGCGAGAACGCTCGGTTGCTCCGGGTGGTGGAAGAGGTGGCGCTGGCTGACCAGCGGTTCGCGCTCATCCTGGATGATCTGCGTCGAACCCATGTCGATCGAGTGGCTGCGCAAATCTCCCGACAGCAGGAGCTGGGACTCGCCGACGCCGATCTTGATCCCCAGATCGCGGCAGCTTCCCTATGCGCCATGGTTGAAGGCTTCTCTCGCCACTGGAGCGATATTGGCTCTGCCGCAGATCCCGATGGTCACCTGACGCTCACTCGCATCTGGCAACGAGCGCTCGGCCTTTCCGATCTCATCGACTCATCAATAAGTCCATCACCACAGGAGGAATCCCATGCAGTTCACAGCTGA